TTTTATATTAAAATCTTTAAACAAATACAATTCATCATCAACTATTAAATGAGAATTTAATAACTCTTTTTTAACTAAGTTAAATCTATTTTTTGTCAAAGTGATAAAAAATCCCTCTTTATCGAGTCTATTTATACTTACAAAATTTGAATCATCACTTTTCATAAATGATAAAATATGTGTTCTTAACAATTCTAATTTAGAATATAAAATCTCATTTTGAGCGTTTAATTCGTCAATTTGAGTATTTATTCCAAAACTTATCATATTGCTATCAACATCTTTTAACATAAATTTACCACTGATATTTAAATCAAAAGTCGAATCAATAGATTGAATAAATAAAGTTAAATCCGCACTACTACAAGGCGGAGTTATAAATTTATAATTCTCCATAAAAGCTACAACTTCTTTGATACTTAAAAGCGAATCATAAAGATAATTTAACTCAAAAGGATGAAGCCTATTTAGTTTTATTCTTCTTGTTAATCTTTCAATATCATAAATATTTGCTAATTCATTTTCTATTGGAGAGTGATAATCATATAACTCTTTTGATAAAGCATATCTTCTTAACAACTCTTTACTATCTTTAACTGGATGAGTAAGTCTCTCTTTTAAAAGTCTTTTTCCCATTGCTGTTGAAGTGTTGTTTATAAGTTTTATCAAACTTGGATTATGAGTTGTTTCAATTATATTTAGTTGTTCAAGTGCATTATTTCCAAGATAAATGTATCTACTAATATCAAGTTTTTGTGGAGTTGAAAGTTTTTGAATAATATTAGAGTCATGCCCAATTACAAAATCAATCAAAACAGCAAGAGATTCAGTGCTTAAAGGAACTCTTTCCATATCAAGATGTTCAATAGAAGTTAGCAAAGACTCAATATTAAATACATTTTTAAAAAGTTCATTTTGATAAGAGATTTTTGGTCTAAAACTTCCAATATGAAAAGTCTTAAGATTTAACTCTAAATAATCAATAACCTCTCTTTGATTTATATTTTTATCTGCAAATGTTATAACTACTTCGTTTGTTTTATGCATATTCATATAATTAAACACTTCATCAAGTGCAAAAAATTTATCTTCACTTGTTCCATGAACTTCATTGTAATAACACTTTCCAGTAGTTACATCAATAGCACTATAACCAACCAAATAAATACCTCTTATTTGATCAATTAAAAGTGAAGTTATATTATTTTCATCTTGGTCTATTACAAAATCAAAGTTTGTTCCAGGACTTACAACCGTATCCAAATATCTACTTACATTTGGAGGAAGTCCTTTTTGTCTGATAATTGCAATAGTATATTTTTGTTCAGATATTATTCTTGCTAAATGCTTTTCAAAAGCAATTGCTGGAACTCCAGCCATTATTGGATTTTCTTTTGAGTTTTCTAAAATAGATTTATTTTTTCGTGTAAGTTGAATATTAAGAAGTTCTGCTATCTCTTTTGCTTTTCCTATTTTTTCTTCATCATTATTTACTTCATAA
The DNA window shown above is from Arcobacter lacus and carries:
- a CDS encoding MutS-related protein; translated protein: MREEVAELLENRGELLTITYFKLQKLFEKKYGSNALVLMEIGTFFEVYEVNNDEEKIGKAKEIAELLNIQLTRKNKSILENSKENPIMAGVPAIAFEKHLARIISEQKYTIAIIRQKGLPPNVSRYLDTVVSPGTNFDFVIDQDENNITSLLIDQIRGIYLVGYSAIDVTTGKCYYNEVHGTSEDKFFALDEVFNYMNMHKTNEVVITFADKNINQREVIDYLELNLKTFHIGSFRPKISYQNELFKNVFNIESLLTSIEHLDMERVPLSTESLAVLIDFVIGHDSNIIQKLSTPQKLDISRYIYLGNNALEQLNIIETTHNPSLIKLINNTSTAMGKRLLKERLTHPVKDSKELLRRYALSKELYDYHSPIENELANIYDIERLTRRIKLNRLHPFELNYLYDSLLSIKEVVAFMENYKFITPPCSSADLTLFIQSIDSTFDLNISGKFMLKDVDSNMISFGINTQIDELNAQNEILYSKLELLRTHILSFMKSDDSNFVSINRLDKEGFFITLTKNRFNLVKKELLNSHLIVDDELYLFKDFNIKVQTNSVKIFCKLTEDISDKYVHNLRKIVELNKLVFKEKIHEFEKKFATLLQELVQFIAEVDLTVSNIKTAKKYNYTCPKIVKTKENENFLELIDLRHPIIEANEEQGIYVPNDIILGELSLASQEYKDNIIIKNSNPVNMYNNKMHGVLLYGINSSGKSSLMKSIGIAVVLAQAGFYVPCRSMRFSIFDAVYTRISGADNIAKGLSSFAVEMLELKNIFNRASKNSLILGDEISHSTETMSGLSIVASAILKLAKLEALFVFATHLHQLPEIEEIQKLKNIISLHLSVFYKDDEDKLIFDRKLAFGSGSSMYGLEYAKSLHMDKEFLNIANEIRKKLTDDYNPLERLSQKKTSKYNNSVFASNCVICGRACDDVHHIKEQARANKDGFIGHINANHKYNLIPLCKEHHKMVHDGTININGFVATSKGLELHYTMVDEK